The proteins below are encoded in one region of Chloroflexota bacterium:
- a CDS encoding universal stress protein: MKRFKNILVVLDHESGSEALIKRAVTLGQRNQARLTVVFVIKKATMLHQAEPPVVAEQPVIDIIEEIPCDTPVPVTSKSLQDFQERIPITIEELPQDVQEYIIQEEQHNLEQIVASIRQTGVQVSSKVLSGSPFVEIIREVLRGEHDLVMIRAESRGGLKEALFGRTTMHLMRKCPCPVWVMNPAQPKHYSHILAAVDPTPFYEQRNALNIQILDLATSLAHRERCRLLIIHTYTSTLESHVQSGRINVPPRKLDEWCREYRDTHRRSLEELLRLYDLENLEHQVYLLKGEAGRLIPALAAAKEVELIVMGTLSRSGVAGFFIGNTAEKVLRQVDCSVLTVKPDGFITPVKLDA; the protein is encoded by the coding sequence ATGAAACGTTTCAAAAACATTCTCGTCGTACTTGATCATGAATCCGGTAGTGAAGCGCTCATCAAGCGGGCCGTGACCTTGGGCCAGAGAAACCAGGCCCGCCTGACGGTAGTATTTGTTATCAAGAAGGCGACTATGCTACATCAAGCTGAGCCGCCGGTGGTTGCTGAGCAACCTGTCATCGATATTATCGAGGAAATTCCCTGCGATACGCCTGTTCCGGTCACATCGAAATCACTGCAGGATTTTCAGGAGCGCATTCCCATCACGATTGAAGAATTGCCCCAAGATGTTCAAGAGTACATCATTCAGGAGGAACAGCATAACCTGGAGCAGATTGTCGCATCCATCCGGCAGACTGGAGTCCAGGTCAGCAGTAAAGTGTTGTCTGGATCGCCATTCGTCGAGATCATCCGTGAGGTATTGCGGGGTGAGCATGACCTGGTGATGATAAGAGCCGAAAGTCGGGGAGGCTTGAAGGAAGCTTTGTTTGGCAGGACAACTATGCACCTGATGCGCAAGTGTCCCTGCCCGGTCTGGGTCATGAATCCAGCCCAACCCAAACATTATAGCCACATCCTGGCTGCGGTCGATCCAACCCCCTTTTATGAGCAGCGGAACGCCCTCAATATTCAAATTTTGGATCTGGCGACATCTCTGGCGCATCGGGAGCGTTGTCGACTTCTTATCATCCATACCTACACGAGTACTTTGGAATCCCACGTGCAGAGCGGGCGTATCAATGTTCCCCCAAGAAAGTTAGACGAGTGGTGTCGAGAATATCGAGATACACATAGGCGTTCGCTTGAAGAACTACTGCGGCTATATGATTTAGAAAACCTGGAGCACCAGGTATATTTGTTAAAGGGGGAAGCGGGGAGATTGATCCCGGCTCTGGCAGCGGCAAAAGAGGTCGAACTCATCGTAATGGGCACTTTGAGCCGCTCCGGAGTCGCCGGCTTTTTCATCGGCAACACCGCTGAAAAGGTTCTGCGTCAGGTGGATTGTTCTGTACTGACCGTCAAGCCGGATGGTTTTATCACACCAGTTAAACTGGATGCATAG
- a CDS encoding CBS domain-containing protein has protein sequence MTHLLMVFLDDLTCMPDLLQAWRSIGVPGATIMESMGAYRAESWLKRVGLGGLDRLFEAKEVRRRTLFTAIEDDELLARAVAEAERVVGGFDRPDSGLLLVLPVTQVKGLKKVMPKLDEQALAPAVWSNFDILRNTPVEDVAAILDLEPTVVDADTPLEDIAPKMLAYPNVHVACVVAEDGRLVGLLRLRALADNVFFHILPEEFLSEISDLDEAMEFADRSHMRTAADAMQDPVWVKQGETVKDAFKRMHENNLTGLPIVNDLYRVVGYINLLELLATCCKEGEDEVSGKDEAL, from the coding sequence ATGACACACCTGTTGATGGTTTTCTTAGATGACCTGACGTGTATGCCTGATCTACTCCAGGCCTGGCGGTCGATCGGCGTACCGGGTGCGACGATCATGGAAAGTATGGGAGCATATCGGGCGGAATCCTGGCTCAAGCGGGTGGGACTTGGCGGTCTCGATCGCTTGTTCGAGGCCAAAGAAGTGCGCCGGCGCACACTCTTCACTGCCATCGAAGACGATGAATTATTGGCTCGGGCTGTTGCTGAAGCGGAGCGAGTTGTGGGTGGTTTTGACCGGCCTGACAGCGGTCTGTTACTGGTGTTGCCTGTGACCCAGGTGAAGGGTTTGAAGAAAGTGATGCCAAAATTGGATGAGCAGGCATTAGCGCCGGCTGTGTGGTCGAACTTTGACATCCTGCGAAACACTCCAGTTGAAGACGTAGCCGCTATCTTAGATTTGGAACCGACCGTTGTCGATGCGGACACTCCTCTGGAGGATATTGCCCCAAAAATGCTTGCCTATCCCAATGTTCACGTGGCATGCGTGGTGGCTGAAGATGGTCGGCTGGTGGGGTTGCTTAGATTGCGTGCTCTTGCTGACAATGTATTCTTCCATATCCTACCGGAAGAATTTCTCAGCGAAATCAGCGACTTGGATGAGGCGATGGAATTTGCTGACCGGAGTCATATGCGTACCGCTGCCGATGCCATGCAAGATCCCGTCTGGGTGAAGCAAGGGGAAACTGTCAAAGACGCGTTCAAACGCATGCATGAGAACAATTTGACAGGACTACCGATAGTGAATGATCTATATCGCGTGGTGGGATACATCAATTTACTGGAACTCTTGGCGACCTGCTGTAAGGAGGGTGAGGATGAAGTGAGCGGCAAGGATGAGGCACTTTGA
- a CDS encoding ArsB/NhaD family transporter has product MNQTWFAAVIFLIAYAVIVSDRVHRTIAALLGGLTIILVGVLDQHQAFQAIDWNVIFLLAGMMMIANMLQETGLFQWIAIQSVRLGKGNPYRILVILVIVTAVTSALLDNVTIVILMAPVTLFITARLGISPLPFLIALILASNIGGTATLIGDPPNILIGSAADIDFVTFAANLAPISILILIAFIGLAWFLFRKDLQGAKIDPSTIAALDTSELITNGPLLRKSLVVMAGVILGFLLHGALHLEPATIALAGATVLMLWGGIDPDHVLREIEWTALFFFIGLFIMVEALVEVGIIEAVAQAALRLTDGNLQMTSMLLIWLSAVASGIVDNIPYTATMIPVVESLGQAMPVSPLWWSLALGACLGGNATLVGAAANVVVANLSEKSGHPISFGLFLRYGVITTLLSLVLASVYVWVRYL; this is encoded by the coding sequence TTGAACCAAACCTGGTTTGCTGCAGTCATTTTTCTGATCGCTTATGCTGTGATCGTCTCCGATAGAGTACATCGCACGATAGCAGCCCTATTAGGCGGGTTGACCATCATCCTTGTTGGCGTGCTTGACCAGCATCAAGCCTTCCAAGCGATTGACTGGAATGTCATCTTCTTGCTGGCAGGTATGATGATGATTGCCAATATGTTGCAGGAGACGGGTCTCTTTCAATGGATCGCCATCCAGAGTGTCCGGCTGGGAAAGGGAAACCCTTACCGTATCCTGGTTATTCTGGTGATTGTGACGGCTGTCACCTCAGCGTTGCTTGATAATGTGACCATCGTGATATTGATGGCGCCGGTGACCCTATTTATTACAGCCAGACTGGGGATCAGCCCACTGCCCTTTCTCATTGCTTTGATTCTGGCTTCCAACATTGGGGGGACTGCAACCTTAATCGGAGATCCGCCCAATATACTTATCGGCAGTGCCGCCGACATTGATTTTGTCACATTCGCTGCCAACCTGGCTCCAATCTCAATACTGATCCTGATCGCCTTTATCGGGCTGGCCTGGTTCCTTTTCAGGAAGGATCTACAAGGTGCTAAAATCGATCCGTCAACTATCGCGGCTCTGGATACCTCAGAATTGATCACCAACGGTCCATTGCTGCGTAAATCATTGGTAGTTATGGCCGGTGTGATCCTGGGTTTTCTACTTCACGGCGCGCTGCATCTCGAACCAGCCACCATTGCTTTGGCGGGTGCAACAGTCCTGATGCTGTGGGGAGGAATTGATCCCGATCACGTACTGCGAGAAATCGAGTGGACTGCTCTCTTCTTCTTCATCGGTCTGTTCATCATGGTGGAGGCATTGGTGGAAGTGGGGATCATCGAAGCTGTTGCTCAGGCCGCACTGCGCCTGACGGATGGTAACCTTCAGATGACTTCAATGTTGTTGATTTGGCTTTCGGCTGTTGCCTCTGGTATTGTGGATAATATCCCCTACACAGCTACGATGATCCCAGTGGTAGAGAGCCTGGGACAGGCCATGCCGGTGAGTCCGCTGTGGTGGTCGCTGGCTTTAGGCGCCTGTTTGGGGGGTAACGCGACACTTGTAGGTGCCGCGGCCAACGTTGTCGTTGCCAACCTATCTGAAAAAAGCGGGCATCCAATAAGCTTTGGCCTTTTCCTGCGCTATGGTGTCATAACTACACTTCTATCGCTGGTACTGGCCAGCGTGTACGTGTGGGTACGCTACTTATAG